In Selenomonas dianae, a genomic segment contains:
- a CDS encoding glycosyltransferase family 4 protein yields the protein MKILYVITLPQIGGAQVHLLTLVTELLKREHEAAVVVGAAGWLTEQLEERGIQCVVLPTLRREIAPACDFAAFRRLRRIIKEYQPDLVHCHSSKAGLLGRIAARSLGIPAVFTVHGWAFTEGVASTKRRIYECIEWIGGFFAQRIICVSAYDRKLGAAALGKHREKMVTIYNGVSEDAPRYTGIMQDPLHLVMVARFSQPKAQGDVLQALFHLNACGMKVHVDFVGDGAELASARQLAERLSLSDQVRFLGSQTHVEELLPHYDGFLLISRWEGFPISILEAMRAELPVIASDVGGVCEEVLHGTTGLLVRRDNVDDLTEKLRYAAMHREEFRAMGRAGRQSFLENFTTDKMMERIMSVYEEFR from the coding sequence ATGAAAATACTATATGTCATCACGCTGCCGCAGATTGGCGGTGCGCAGGTTCATCTGCTCACACTGGTGACGGAGCTTTTGAAACGAGAGCATGAGGCTGCCGTTGTTGTTGGTGCGGCAGGTTGGCTGACCGAGCAGTTGGAGGAACGCGGCATCCAATGTGTCGTCTTGCCAACGCTCAGACGAGAGATCGCACCTGCTTGTGATTTTGCCGCGTTCCGGCGTCTGCGCCGCATCATCAAGGAGTATCAGCCGGATCTTGTTCATTGTCATTCAAGCAAGGCGGGACTGCTCGGACGAATTGCTGCGAGGTCACTTGGTATTCCTGCTGTTTTCACGGTGCATGGATGGGCGTTTACGGAAGGGGTTGCGTCAACGAAGCGACGCATTTATGAGTGCATCGAATGGATCGGCGGATTCTTCGCGCAGCGTATTATTTGTGTGTCCGCGTATGACCGTAAATTGGGCGCGGCAGCACTGGGGAAACATCGTGAAAAGATGGTGACCATCTATAACGGTGTTTCGGAAGATGCGCCCCGTTATACAGGCATCATGCAGGATCCTCTGCATCTCGTCATGGTGGCGCGTTTTTCGCAGCCGAAAGCACAGGGGGATGTGTTGCAGGCACTTTTTCATTTGAACGCGTGCGGAATGAAAGTCCATGTTGACTTCGTTGGGGATGGTGCGGAACTTGCCTCTGCAAGGCAGCTTGCGGAACGCCTTTCTCTATCCGATCAGGTTCGATTTTTGGGCAGCCAAACGCATGTCGAGGAGCTTTTGCCGCACTATGACGGGTTTTTACTCATCAGTCGATGGGAAGGCTTTCCCATCAGTATCCTTGAAGCGATGCGGGCAGAGCTGCCGGTCATCGCCTCGGATGTGGGGGGCGTGTGCGAGGAGGTTCTTCATGGCACCACGGGGCTTCTTGTGCGGCGGGACAATGTGGATGATCTCACGGAGAAGCTGCGATATGCAGCCATGCATCGGGAAGAATTTCGTGCGATGGGGCGAGCCGGGCGGCAGTCCTTTCTTGAAAATTTTACGACTGATAAAATGATGGAGCGAATTATGTCCGTCTATGAGGAGTTCCGATAA